Part of the Phycodurus eques isolate BA_2022a chromosome 3, UOR_Pequ_1.1, whole genome shotgun sequence genome, AAATTCTAGTTGCGTCCCTTGTATTCAGTCAAACAACCTTAtgcatgttttaattatttttctagtcaattctttttttcatctttttgatGATTGCTTCATTTTAACcaaacatggaacacatttAATAATGTACCAAATAgtctatattttgtttaaaaataaaatagattgtatactcaatgaaaaaaaagtgttttatttccctaaatttttcaaaataatacattttagagctgtCATTGCAATGCGGTCAGCCCAAGGTTATCATACTGTCACAATCTGATACCGGTCGATGCCTATAGTCACCCCAACGTCCCTTCTGGCCATCGGTCCACTgttaccaccccccccccccccccccccccccccccccccccgccccgtcTATGGAACTCACGACCACTGGCCCTCCGAAAGACAGACTAATTAACCCTCTTCTAATCCACACTCAAGACACAGCTATTCCGGACTGCGTATTCACCTTAACATTTCCCTTATCATTTGCCACTTTAAGTAATGTTTTATATTCTgttatgttttattgtattgtttgacTTCTTTTACCTGTTTGTATGGTGACCTAGAGTGCCCTGAAAACCcgttaataataaaattattattatcgcacgcattttcaatgggagacaggtctggactgcaggcaggccagtccagtacccgcactcttttactttgaagccacgctgttgtcacacgtgcagaatgtggtttggcattgtcttgctgaaataagcaggggcgtccatgaagaagacgttgctttgatggcagcatatgtttctccaaaacctgtgtgtacctttcagcattaatggtcccctcacagatgtgtaagttacccatgccattggcactaacacagccccataccatcacagatgctggcttttgaactttatgtccataacagtccagattgttcttttcctctttggcccggaagacacgacgtCCGCAACTTCCAAAAGCaatatgaaatgtggactcgtcggaccacagaacacttttccactttgcatcagtccatcttagatgagctcgggcccagagaagccggctgcatttctgggtgttgttgataaatgccttttgctttgcatagtagagtttcaagttgcactcacGGATGTAgagccgaactgtatttactgacattggttttctgaagtgttgctgagcccatgtggtgatatcctttgcacattgatgtcagtttttgatgcagtgccgcctgagggatcgaaggtcacaggtattcaatgctggttttcggccttgccgcttacatgcagtgatttctccagattctctgaaccttttgatgatattacggaccatagatgatgaaatacctaaattccttgcaattgtacattgaggaacattgtccgtaaactgttcgactattttctcacgcacttgttcacgaagaggtgaacctcaccccatctttgattgtgaatgactgagcaatttaggggAGCTCATTTTAatcccaatcatggcacccacctgttcccaattagcctgttcacctgtgggatgttcaaaacaggtgtttgatgagcattcctcaaatttctcactcttttttgccacctgtcccagcttttttggaacatgttgcagccataaaattctaagttaatgattatttgctaaaaacaataaagtttatcagtttgaatattaaatatcttgtctttgtagtgtaataaattaaatataggttgaacatgttttgcaaattattgtattctgtttttatttatgtttaacacaacgtaccaacttcattggaattggggttgtataaacgTGTCATGATATTATATTTTCATCTTGTCGATGAGCATTACCTTCTGATTAAAAGGCCACTTAAGTAGGGCGTCGCTGTGTCCTCTCATCACCACAAAGAACAGAGATAAGTGGGTGCCCCTTCCTGTCCCGTCTCCATTTAGGTAGATTCGCAAGCACATTTTGTAGCCATATTTACTCGTGTAAAAGGCTAGAAAACATGAGAATGTATGTTATTGTAATGCAAGAAAGAGCAGACTCATCATTGTCTGTCTAACCATCAAAATTTCGTCATCAGATAATTACCAGGAGAGAACATAGCAGGAGCTCGGCCAGCGACGGCATCCTGCCTCTTCTTTGTAAAATCGGAGATCTTCCACACAAAGATCCCATCATAAGTGGCTGCTGACATCTCCCTCATCTTGCCCTCCATCTCAACGATGGACAAGTCCCGCAGACTCACTGTTCTCTCCAGCTGACGaacctttaacacacacatataagctgtcaaaagaaaatacaatttagTGGCAAAAACTGATTAACTGTTCTcctgtcttttgctttttaggaGAAAAAGTATATATGGGTTAAATCTCAGCTCTGCTCTGCCtgtgttgtttgcatgttctccttgtgcctgcatAGCTTTTCCCTGGGTACTTCAGCTTTCTCCCATATGCAAAACACATACATTTTAggtgaagactttaaattaccCATAGCTGttaatgtgggtgcgaatggccgtttgtctatatgtgcactgtgattgcctgacgaccagtccaaggtAAATCTAGCCTTTCACCCAGTCGGCTCggaaaggcttctttatactcacgcgGGCGGCGACCGCACTGacggctatcccgcgcgcagtttgcctttatactagAGCGCAACCCACtcgtgcagttttgaaaatgtactgcagttcacctccaagtcgggggtgtcgttacggctggtattggctaggacaccagagggtggagtttcctctgcattttttggccatttccgtttttactttcctttccgtaacaaggcacaaagcaacaacaatggcaaccgtggaacagtgtctgctagaacaaatggaccgagatgaccagatgatacatttaattatgctgtaAAATCGATCATGATggtggcggcgtagatggtatgtagaaccaaagggcacgctgagtacgtcatcacagcatgtgactaaaacggaccaatcaagagagatgatctccgcggcattctacgcgcagcaacaatttttgccgtgtgcgcgacAAGTGATACATAGGGGCCGTGcgggccaatgcgtcggtcacgtgatgcaatgcgggcgttgtcagTATAAGCGCTTCAGTATAAAGAGGACACgtgctaaagaaaatggaaggatggatatgATATTTTGTGCGCGTGGttctaatgttgtggctgatCCGTGCATTAGACTGTGTAccgtatatatactgtacagtactgtcTACAtagagtgggaggaaaaagtttgTGAAccatttcttacatttctgcataaattggtcataaaatgtagtctcctattcatctaaatcacaagaacaaAGAGCCTGCTCAAACCAATACTACACAAACTATTCTGTTTTCTAATTTTTATAGAgcataatgtaaacattcacaggactgGGAGGAAAAACTAAGTAAACCCTTGGATTTACTACTtcaccctcctttggcagcaatacgcTCAActaaacgtttcctgtagttcCAGATCAGACATGCACAACAATCAGagtgaattttggaccattcgtCTTTTCAagtgttgcagttcagcaattCAGATATTCAGTATCCTGAATAACCACTGTGTACACTGCTTGTGGTGTATGGTTGTTGTTGCTTCATATTTGGAATATTAAATTATCTTTAAGCTTGTCCAGGTCATCGAGATATTATTTAACTCTTTAACTCTAAAAAGACACTACATACAGCAAAATGCAAAAAGCCACTTTTGCATTTCAAAACGAACCCAGCTATGTGGGACATCGCCGCAACTGAATGCGGTTTCACCCAGGACATAACATCCTGCGCAATCAGATAACTTCATGCTAAATAATATTGagttatatataaaatacttgTTGGACAGCAAAAaaactttcaacacaacagggcagGTGAAGTGAATGTGGGTGTTAAACGGCACACTTTGAGTTGTAGAATACCTTGACAAAAAGGTGTGCTGTGCCTCAGTTACAGTTCTGACACTATCTCTGAAGGATGAAAATTGCCAGATAGACATCCCTTTTTATTCCGTGTCATGCTGTTTATACAGTACagcaacactgaaaaaaatttGGAAAATGCCTGCTTTAACAGGCACTTTAATAATTACGTCCTATAAAGAATATAATATcaatatgccctgcgattggctggcaaccagttcagggtgcaccccacctctcgcccaaagatagctgggatagcctccagcacccccgcgaccctagtgaggataagcggtacagaaaatggatggatggatggatatcaatATCCTGACTGACATAAACACATTCCCAACTTTGTCACCTTGTTATTAAGGATCTCAATTTTGTCCTGGTCCAGTCTGTGTTGCCGGTTGTAGGCTTCCATGGTTGTGCAGGAGCACTCCATCTCTCGGTTGAGGACGCAAACAATGTTCTCGAACGTATTCACTTTAAGCTCCAGCTCTTGGCATCGTCGGCTCAGCTCGACTACCTTGGTCTTTTCATTTTGGACCTGCAGTTCCAGGGCAGCTCCCACAGCGCTGGGCAGTGGAGTGAAGGAACCCTGCACAGACGCTGCAGCGCCACCTCCACCAAGCTGGCTCATCTTGAGTTCTAAGTCTCTGAGAGACTGGTGGAGCTCCTGCAGCTTGTGGCCAGCTACCTCCAGGCTCTGAGGCTGCAGGCTCTCCAGGCTCACCTTGATGCCCATGATAAAATGCAGAAGCAGGTTGAGGTGTTCGTACGAACATTGACGCTCATGGTCATGGATCTTCTCCTTTTCCACCTGGATGTTTGAGAAGAAAATAGAATGTATTACGAACAAAATAGTtcaaatagaaaacaacaggggtcaccaactttttgaaactgagagctacttcttgggtacggATTCATGCGAAAGGCTACGTTTGATATACTATTCTGAAATACCAAATTGGCTCAAATTACCTTGAATTatgtaattattaataataaataatattaatctaTTTGAAGAAACTGATCATGTCCATgatttgtcacaataattatcaacaatgagTTAACATGGGGCggcacacagttctgaggaccggggttcaaatcccagccccgcctatgtggagtttgcacgttctcccagtgcctgcgtgggttttctccgggcactccggtttcctcccacatcccaaaaacatgcatggcaggttaactgcagactctgaattgcccgtaggtgtgaatgtgagtgcgaatggttgtttgtttaaatgttccctgcgattggctggcaaccagttcagggtgtacctcgcctcctgcccgaagttggctgggataggctccatcaccccggcgacccttgtgaggataagcggcttggaagatggatggatggagttaacATGGTAGGAAACAggtaaatatcaatatgcaacactttatttctataaatctgtgtaagtttagcaaataatcattaacttggacttttatggctgcaacatgttccaaagaagctgggacaggtggcaaaaaagactgacaaagttgaagaatgctcatcaaacacctgtttggaacatcccacaggtgagcaggctatttgggaacaggtgggtgccatgattgggtataaaagtaacttccctgaattgctcagtcattcgcaagcaaagatggggcgagattcacctctatgtgaacaagtgtgtgagaaagtagtcgaacagtttaaggacaatgttcctcaacgtacaattgcaaggaatatagggatttcatcatcttcgggccataatatcatcaaaaagttcagagattctggacaaatcactgcatgtaagtggcaaggccgaaaaccaacattgaatgcctgtgacattcgatccctcaggcggcgctgcatcaaaaaccgacatcaatgtgtaaaggatagcACCACAtcggctcaggaacacttcagaaaaccaatgtcagtaaatacagttcggcgctacatccgtgagtgcaacttgaaactctactatgcaaagcaaaaggcatttatcaacaacacccagaaacgctgccggcttctctgggcccgagttaatctaagatggactgatgcaaagtggaaaagtgttctgtggtccgacgagtccacatttcaaattgtttcccTGCTTATGTTttcaatgccaaaccacattctgcacgtgtgacaacagcgtggcttcaaagtaaaagagtgcgggtactagactggcctggctgcagtccagaccagactcccattgaaaatgagtggcgcattatgaagcgtaaaatgaagcggagatcccggactgttgaacagctgaagctgtacatcaagcaaaaatgggaaagaattccacctacaaagcttcaacaattagtgtcctcagttccgaaacgtttattgaatgttgttaaaagaaaaggtgatgtaacacagtggtaaacatgacactgtaccaggttttttggaacgtattgcagccataaaattctaagttaatgattatttgctaaaaacaaagtttatcagttggataaatcttgtttttgtagtgtattcaattaaatataggttgaacatgatttccaaatcattgtattctgtttttatttatgtgtaacacaacctcccaacttcattggaattggggttgtataaataaatgatatacatgtatttaacttttgcctgaagtcagctatTCCGTGTTCCGGattggtcacgtgatgttccGCATGTAGTGGATTGGTTTGGTATTAATGATTGGCTTGCGATACCCTAGCTTGTCTTTGAAGTACAGTACTTTCTGTAGTTTAGTGTCACAACTCTCAATGCTTCCACATGATCAGTCTTTTCAGAGTAGTAGTAAAAATTCAAAAAGGAATACTTTGTATATTGGCAGCAATCTGTAATAACTGTCGTACAATAACTGTTGGTCCTCtccctgagccgtcaccttatcatggtggagggggtTGTGTGTCTCAATGATTCTAGGCGCTAGGTTGTCTGGGTATGGCagagtcacccatggcaaacaggtcctaggtgagggaccagacaaagcacgatTCAAAGATCCCCTATGATGATTACGAACATTGGAAGACTTTTATTTATCGCCCGGACACGGGTTACCGGTAcccccttctggagccaggcctggaggtggggttcagagtacccacccattTTGAAGTCCCTGGAGGAGATATTAGAGAGCGTTCCCGTTGGGGACTCCCTCGTTTTTCTAGGGcgcttcaatgctcatgtgggcaatgacagtgagacctggaagggcgtgattgggaagaacggcccaccgatcagaacctgagcggtgttctgttattggacttctgtgctcatcacagattgtctaGAACAAACAACATGTTCAGACATtagggtgtccatatgtgcacttggaaCCTGGATACTCAAGGCCACGGTTCAATGACTGACTTTGTTGTCGTGTCATCAGAcctgcggctgcatgtcttggacactcgggtgtagagaggggcagagctgtcaacctatcaccacctgatggtgagttggctccgatggtgggggaagatgccggtctgaacTGGCAGAcctaaacgtattgtgagggtcagctgggaacgtctggcagagtgCCCTgttagaaggagtttcaactcccacctccggcagaactttgcCCACGTGCCAgcggaggcgggggacattgacattgaccatgttccgcgccccattgttgaggcggccaactatgagttgtggccgtaagatGCTCAGTGCCTGCCATGGCGCAAATCCCGTAACCTGTTTCTGGACACCATCagtaagggatgccgtcaaccTGAATAAATAGTCCTtgcgggcctttttggcctgtgggaatcCGGAggaagctgatgggtaccggcaggCCAAGTGGAAAATGGCTTTAGTGGTCGCTCAGGTAAAAACTGAGACAGTtctgtgaggccatggagaacgacttccagatGGCTTagaagaaattctggtccaccgtcctGCGTCTCAGGCATGGGGAAGCTGTGaaacatcaacactgtgtatagtgaggatgagGCGCTGCTGGCCTCGGCTCGGGCCGTTGTGAGACAGTGAGCCGAATACTTCGAAAACCTTCTAAATTCCACCATCACGCCTTCCTAGGAGGAAGCAGGCAGACcagggtggtggtccccttttttaagaagggggattCGAGGGTGTGTTCTATCTATAGTGGGATCACACGCcgcagcctccctggtaaaatCTATTgggggtgttggagaggagaGTACGTCTGGAGGTCGAATGTCAGATTAAGGAGGAGCAGTGCGGTTTTTGTCCAGCTCTACATCCTCACCGGGGctcttgagggtgcatgggaatttGCCAAACCAGTCtatacatgtgctttgtggacttgaagaaggcattctaccgtgtccctcgggaaaTCCTGTGGAGGGTACTCAATGATTATGTTATTCCAGACCCCCTAATATGGGCTGTTCGATCCCTGTATGACCGGCGTCAGAGTtaggtccgcattgccggcagtaagtcggattcctttccagtgagagtttaactgcaccaaggctgccctttgtcaccgattctgttcataacttttatggacagaatttgtaggCACAGCCAAGGCATTTGACGGGGTCCGGTTTAGTGACCTCAGTAttatatctctgttttttgcagatgatgtggttctgatggcttcatcaaaccgcgatctccaactctcgctggagcgattcacagctgagtgtgaaagcggttgggatgagaatcagcacctccaaatctgagaccattgtattcagtcggaaaagggtggagtgccctctccaggtcgggaatgagttcctgccccaagtggaagagttcaattatcctggggtcttgttcacaagtgaaggaagaatggagcaTGAGATTGACAGCTGGAATGgtgctgcagtgatgcagactttgtatcagttggttgtggtgaagaaggagcttagCCGAAGGGCGAAGCTCTTCAATTACCAGTcggtctacgttcctaccctcaactatggtcaaaagctgtgggtcatgaccgaaagaacaagattgcgaatacaagcagccaaaatgagtttccgccacagggtgtccgggtacttagagatagggtgagaagcttggtcatttGGGAAAGGCTCAAAGTCGAGCAGCAGGCATCGAGAGGTGCCAGATTAGGTGGCTGAGCATCTTATTAGGTTGCCTCCTGgacgcttccctggtgaggtgttccggacacgtcCTACCAGGAGGAGGCCCACgtcacgacccaggacacgctggagagactatgtcttcaagctggcctgggaacgcctctgtATCCCCCCCGgaggagctggacaaagtgactggggagagggaagtctgggcttctctgcttaagatgctgcccccgcgaccagacCTCGGCAAAGCGGAAGAGAATGAATGCGTAATAACTGTTGGTTTCCAATCATCACAGAAGTTCTGTTACATTGCCAACAACGTTTTGTTATGGTCATGCCACAAGTGTGTTAATATGATGTTTTATTAATTAGTTAAGATGAAAAAGGATTCAGCAGTTATTACGTTAGCTAGTGTCACACACAGCAAATTATAATGAAAATGTCTACTTACAGATGTATCGCAGCCAACAACATGAAATCTGCATGGTGCTTTAAATTTACTGCAGAACTTAATATGGTCCACatactgcaaaacaaaacaaaattaaagaaGCTAATGATCTACAGATTACTTCGTCGAGTTAGATCCCCAGCTAAATGAGCGCAAATGAGAAGGgaattgtgaatttaaaaaaataaaacaaaaacaaataaacaaaaaatatcacTTTAGGACCATATTTAAGATACCTTTTCTCTgggtatctttttttttgcacaaccgTCAC contains:
- the LOC133400426 gene encoding TNF receptor-associated factor 2-like isoform X3, with product MRPSQMTELLIKSLREKVQTPCMCRNSGPEKCNACIKEDLFEEPTSILKQGGAFPDNAARKEVEVLVAVCPNEGCTWTGTIKDFEASHEGHCDFAIILCPSCKELMRANEQERHDERECPERTLNCKYCKEPFILKNIKAHDEICPKYPMICDGCAKKKIPREKYVDHIKFCSKFKAPCRFHVVGCDTSVEKEKIHDHERQCSYEHLNLLLHFIMGIKVSLESLQPQSLEVAGHKLQELHQSLRDLELKMSQLGGGGAAASVQGSFTPLPSAVGAALELQVQNEKTKVVELSRRCQELELKVNTFENIVCVLNREMECSCTTMEAYNRQHRLDQDKIEILNNKVRQLERTVSLRDLSIVEMEGKMREMSAATYDGIFVWKISDFTKKRQDAVAGRAPAMFSPAFYTSKYGYKMCLRIYLNGDGTGRGTHLSLFFVVMRGHSDALLKWPFNQKVTLMLLDQNNREHIIDAFRPDISSSSFQRPVSDMNIASGCPLFCPLSKLDSKNSYIRDDTIFIKAIVDLTGL
- the LOC133400426 gene encoding TNF receptor-associated factor 2-like isoform X1 — encoded protein: MAAQEPSPPSSLEGNKPGFPKKILANNLEDKHLCNSCLKILRRPLQAQCGHRFCSYCFNKIVSSGPEKCNACIKEDLFEEPTSILKQGGAFPDNAARKEVEVLVAVCPNEGCTWTGTIKDFEASHEGHCDFAIILCPSCKELMRANEQERHDERECPERTLNCKYCKEPFILKNIKAHDEICPKYPMICDGCAKKKIPREKYVDHIKFCSKFKAPCRFHVVGCDTSVEKEKIHDHERQCSYEHLNLLLHFIMGIKVSLESLQPQSLEVAGHKLQELHQSLRDLELKMSQLGGGGAAASVQGSFTPLPSAVGAALELQVQNEKTKVVELSRRCQELELKVNTFENIVCVLNREMECSCTTMEAYNRQHRLDQDKIEILNNKVRQLERTVSLRDLSIVEMEGKMREMSAATYDGIFVWKISDFTKKRQDAVAGRAPAMFSPAFYTSKYGYKMCLRIYLNGDGTGRGTHLSLFFVVMRGHSDALLKWPFNQKVTLMLLDQNNREHIIDAFRPDISSSSFQRPVSDMNIASGCPLFCPLSKLDSKNSYIRDDTIFIKAIVDLTGL
- the LOC133400426 gene encoding TNF receptor-associated factor 2-like isoform X2, whose product is MQRRSSYNMRPSQMTELLIKSLREKVQTPCMCRNSGPEKCNACIKEDLFEEPTSILKQGGAFPDNAARKEVEVLVAVCPNEGCTWTGTIKDFEASHEGHCDFAIILCPSCKELMRANEQERHDERECPERTLNCKYCKEPFILKNIKAHDEICPKYPMICDGCAKKKIPREKYVDHIKFCSKFKAPCRFHVVGCDTSVEKEKIHDHERQCSYEHLNLLLHFIMGIKVSLESLQPQSLEVAGHKLQELHQSLRDLELKMSQLGGGGAAASVQGSFTPLPSAVGAALELQVQNEKTKVVELSRRCQELELKVNTFENIVCVLNREMECSCTTMEAYNRQHRLDQDKIEILNNKVRQLERTVSLRDLSIVEMEGKMREMSAATYDGIFVWKISDFTKKRQDAVAGRAPAMFSPAFYTSKYGYKMCLRIYLNGDGTGRGTHLSLFFVVMRGHSDALLKWPFNQKVTLMLLDQNNREHIIDAFRPDISSSSFQRPVSDMNIASGCPLFCPLSKLDSKNSYIRDDTIFIKAIVDLTGL
- the LOC133400426 gene encoding TNF receptor-associated factor 2-like isoform X4 — its product is MAAQEPSPPSSLEGNKPGFPKKILANNLEDKHLCNSCLKILRRPLQAQCGHRFCSYCFNKIVSSGPEKCNACIKEDLFEEPTSILKQGGAFPDNAARKEVEVLVAVCPNEGCTWTGTIKDFEASHEGHCDFAIILCPSCKELMRANEQERHDERECPERTLNCKYCKEPFILKNIKVEKEKIHDHERQCSYEHLNLLLHFIMGIKVSLESLQPQSLEVAGHKLQELHQSLRDLELKMSQLGGGGAAASVQGSFTPLPSAVGAALELQVQNEKTKVVELSRRCQELELKVNTFENIVCVLNREMECSCTTMEAYNRQHRLDQDKIEILNNKVRQLERTVSLRDLSIVEMEGKMREMSAATYDGIFVWKISDFTKKRQDAVAGRAPAMFSPAFYTSKYGYKMCLRIYLNGDGTGRGTHLSLFFVVMRGHSDALLKWPFNQKVTLMLLDQNNREHIIDAFRPDISSSSFQRPVSDMNIASGCPLFCPLSKLDSKNSYIRDDTIFIKAIVDLTGL
- the LOC133400426 gene encoding TNF receptor-associated factor 2-like isoform X6, with protein sequence MAAQEPSPPSSLEGNKPGFPKKILANNLEDKHLCNSCLKILRRPLQAQCGHRFCSYCFNKIVSSGPEKCNACIKEDLFEEPTSILKQGGAFPDNAARKEVEVLVAVCPNEGCTWTGTIKDFEVEKEKIHDHERQCSYEHLNLLLHFIMGIKVSLESLQPQSLEVAGHKLQELHQSLRDLELKMSQLGGGGAAASVQGSFTPLPSAVGAALELQVQNEKTKVVELSRRCQELELKVNTFENIVCVLNREMECSCTTMEAYNRQHRLDQDKIEILNNKVRQLERTVSLRDLSIVEMEGKMREMSAATYDGIFVWKISDFTKKRQDAVAGRAPAMFSPAFYTSKYGYKMCLRIYLNGDGTGRGTHLSLFFVVMRGHSDALLKWPFNQKVTLMLLDQNNREHIIDAFRPDISSSSFQRPVSDMNIASGCPLFCPLSKLDSKNSYIRDDTIFIKAIVDLTGL
- the LOC133400426 gene encoding TNF receptor-associated factor 2-like isoform X5, which produces MAAQEPSPPSSLEGNKPGFPKKILANNLEDKHLCNSCLKILRRPLQAQCGHRFCSYCFNKIVSSGPEKCNACIKEDLFEEPTSILKQGGAFPDNAARKEVEVLVAVCPNEGCTWTGTIKDFEASHEGHCDFAIILCPSCKELMRANEQERHDERECPERTLNCKYCKEPFILKNIKAHDEICPKYPMICDGCAKKKIPREKYVDHIKFCSKFKAPCRFHVVGCDTSVEKEKIHDHERQCSYEHLNLLLHFIMGIKVSLESLQPQSLEVAGHKLQELHQSLRDLELKMSQLGGGGAAASVQGSFTPLPSAVGAALELQVQNEKTKVVELSRRCQELELKVNTFENIVCVLNREMECSCTTMEAYNRQHRLDQDKIEILNNKVRQLERTVSLRDLSIVEMEGKMREMSAATYDGIFVWKISDFTKKRQDAVAGRAPAMFSPGHPNAAGPEQQGAHHRCVPARHLVLFLPEARQRYEHCQWLPALLSALQVGL